The proteins below come from a single Brassica napus cultivar Da-Ae unplaced genomic scaffold, Da-Ae ScsIHWf_1829;HRSCAF=2465, whole genome shotgun sequence genomic window:
- the LOC125599305 gene encoding serine/threonine-protein kinase PAK 3-like, with product METPPAEQLLKKILELEENQEHLKQEMSRLKVSTEIRQRSHSVSPHRPPRRNIGGDGGPSWRKSGAASFRHASPLRKDSRIQGPINLRAGVGGGPGGGDGGPSAGKFTDKQYLNILQSMAQAVHAFDLNMRIIFWNAMAEKLYGYSAAEALGENPINVIADDRDAAFAMNIARRCVRGESWTGEFPVKSKSGERFSAVTTCSPFYDDDGTLIGIICITSNTAPYLNPRISLAKLKAEEGETSFVTARNSFASKLGLDSKEAVISKLGLDSDQPIQTAIASKISNLASKVSNKVRSKMRAGESSSATLSEGGSGDSHHSDHGGVFGATHSDHRDDAASSGASTPRGDFVQSPFGVFTCNEEKFHSKPFKDSSDESDEKPAIHKVLTSKAEEWMVKKGLSWPWKGNEQEGSKGRPTHSVWPWVQNGQGKDKTRQIIPSSVVKSESLAFESNKPATNNEGGSMWSSSLNATSTSSASSCGSTSSSVMNKIDDADSDGLEYEILWEDLTIGEQIGQGSCGTVYHGLWFGSDVAVKVFSKQEYSEDVIQSFRQEVLLMKRLRHPNVLLFMGAVTSPPRLCIVSEFLPRGSLFRLLQRNASKLDWRRRIHMALDIARGMNYLHHCSPPIVHRDLKSSNLLVDKNWTVKVADFGLSRIKHETYLTTKSGKGTPQWMAPEVLRNESADEKSDIYSFGVVLWELATEKIPWETLNAMQVIGAVGFMNQRLEIPKDIDPLWIALMESCWHSDTKLRPTFQELMDKLREMQRKSTIQLQASRAALRDNSPLKDN from the exons ATGGAGACTCCACCCGCGGAACAGCTGCTCAAGAAGATACTCGAGCTTGAGGAAAATCAGGAGCATCTGAAGCAGGAGATGTCGAGGCTCAAGGTCTCCACGGAGATTCGGCAGCGATCGCATTCGGTCTCTCCGCATCGTCCGCCGCGGAGAAACATCGGCGGCGACGGAGGTCCGTCCTGGAGGAAGAGCGGCGCCGCGTCGTTTCGCCACGCTTCGCCGTTGCGGAAGGACAGCCGTATCCAAGGTCCGATCAATCTGAGAGCTGGAGTAGGTGGAGGTCCCggcggcggcgacggcggaccGTCGGCTGGGAAGTTCACTGATAAACAGTATTTGAATATCTTGCAGTCGATGGCGCAAGCTGTTCACGCTTTCGATCTAAACATGCGAATCATCTTCTG GAATGCTATGGCGGAGAAGCTTTATGGCTACTCTGCAGCAGAAGCACTTGGGGAGAATCCGATTAACGTTATTGCGGATGATCGTGACGCTGCTTTCGCTATGAATATTGCTAGGCGTTGCGTCCGTGGAGAGAGCTGGACAGGGGAGTTTCCTGTGAAGAGTAAGTCAGGGGAGAGATTCTCAGCTGTGACTACGTGTTCTCCGTTTTATGATGATGACGGGACTCTTATAGGGATCATTTGTATCACGAGTAACACGGCGCCGTATCTGAACCCGAGGATCTCTTTGGCTAAGTTAAAGGCGGAAGAAGGTGAAACGAGCTTTGTAACTGCAAGGAATAGTTTTGCTTCTAAGCTTGGTTTGGACTCCAAAGAAGCTGTTATATCGAAACTTGGTCTTGACTCTGACCAGCCTATACAAACTGCTATAGCGtcaaagatatcaaatttg GCGTCCAAGGTGAGCAACAAGGTAAGGTCGAAAATGCGAGCAGGTGAGAGTAGTAGTGCTACACTCTCCGAGGGTGGCAGTGGGGATAGTCATCATTCGGATCATGGTGGGGTCTTCGGTGCTACTCACTCTGACCACAGGGACGATGCAGCGTCAAGTGGTGCCAGCACGCCAAGAGGGGATTTTGTCCAGTCTCCTTTTGGTGTATTCACATGTAACGAAGAAAAGTTTCATTCGAAGCCCTTTAAAGATTCCAGTGATGAGAGCGATGAAAAGCCTGCGATCCATAAGGTTCTCACCTCAAAAGCTGAAGAATGGATGGTTAAGAAAGGTTTGTCATGGCCGTGGAAAGGGAATGAGCAGGAAGGTTCAAAAGGAAGGCCAACTCATTCTGTATGGCCTTGGGTACAAAATGGACAAGGGAAAGATAAGACTCGCCAGATTATCCCTTCCTCTGTTGTTAAGTCTGAAAGCCTTGCCTTTGAAAGTAATAAGCCGGCTACAAATAATGAGGGAGGTAGTATGTGGTCTTCCTCTTTAAATGCAACCAGCACAAGCAGCGCTAGTAGCTGTGGAAGTACCAGCAGCAGTGTGATGAACAAGATTGATGATGCGGATAGTGATGGTCtggaatatgaaattttatgGGAGGATTTAACAATTGGAGAACAAATCGGACAAG GTTCATGTGGAACCGTCTACCACGGTCTCTGGTTTGGATCT GATGTAGCTGTTAAAGTGTTTTCCAAGCAAGAATACTCAGAAGACGTTATACAATCTTTTAGACAGGAG GTATTGTTGATGAAAAGACTTAGACATCCTAACGTCCTGCTTTTTATGGGAGCTGTGACTTCACCTCCGCGCCTCTGTATAGTGTCCGAGTTCCTTCCACG TGGAAGTCTCTTTCGCCTACTACAGAGGAATGCATCAAAACTGGATTGGAGGCGGCGTATCCATATGGCTTTGGACATT GCTCGCGGTATGAATTATCTTCACCATTGTAGTCCACCCATCGTCCATCGTGATCTGAAGTCGTCAAATCTGCTGGTAGACAAGAACTGGACCGTTAAA GTAGCTGACTTTGGTCTTTCGCGTATCAAGCATGAGACATACCTAACCACCAAGTCCGGGAAGGGAACG CCTCAATGGATGGCACCAGAAGTTCTTCGAAATGAGTCTGCTGATGAGAA GTCTGACATTTACAGCTTTGGAGTAGTTCTCTGGGAGCTTGCCACCGAGAAGATCCCATGGGAAACTCTCAACGCTATGCAG GTGATTGGAGCTGTCGGGTTCATGAACCAGAGGCTGGAAATTCCAAAGGACATTGATCCCTTGTGGATCGCATTAATGGAGAGCTGTTGGCACAG CGATACAAAGCTGAGACCAACATTCCAAGAACTGATGGATAAGCTAAGAGAGATGCAAAGAAAGTCTACAATACAGCTCCAAGCTAGTCGTGCTGCTTTACGTGACAACTCCCCCCTCAAGGACAACTAA
- the LOC106352945 gene encoding huntingtin-interacting protein K, translating into MEGGEEAGAEIMVDSKDLQQQSKALDKLTDRVEDRQLDSNRVQSAMASIAASREADLNAKRLREKELASVKINAADVELIVNELELEKNVVERTLREHKGDAVAATRELLSRYPL; encoded by the exons ATGGAGGGAGGAGAAGAAGCTGGAGCGGAGATAATGGTCGATTCAAAGGACTTACAGCAACAAAGCAAAGCTTTAGACAAGCTTACCGATCGCGTCGAGGATCGCCAGCTCGATTCTAATCGTGTTCAATCG GCTATGGCTTCGATTGCTGCTTCTAGGGAGGCTGATCTGAATGCTAAGAGATTGAG GGAAAAGGAACTGGCTTCTGTTAAGATCAATGCCGCAGATGTTGAGCTCATTGTTAACGAACTCGAG CTAGAGAAGAATGTGGTGGAGAGAACTTTAAGGGAGCACAAAGGCGATGCCGTTGCTGCGACCAGGGAATTGCTTTCACGATATCCTCTATGA
- the BNAA01G32730D gene encoding protein SINE3 translates to MKEIQIPRKNFARSSDPATKRLIKDPETKNRKVAEKRQSATFSDASVEITKDPSDSTPISQVSVAISDSEAESFVQGSSIDLLSTPEISLLVDESPVSTVTDKDFHIDADQIQSIVDLPASVESLRAEISDLKKLISSAENHEERNCLDGVVTRKFRIVLLAFILWVVLAAIVVSVRSGERIAYYGPLPT, encoded by the exons atgaaggaAATTCAAATTCCCAGGAAAAACTTTGCGCGCTCATCTGATCCCGCAACGAAGAGACTCATCAAGGATCCTGAGACGAAGAATCGCAAG GTTGCGGAGAAGAGACAGAGCGCGACCTTCTCCGACGCGTCAGTGGAAATCACGAAGGATCCATCGGATTCTACTCCGATCTCTCAGGTTTCCGTCGCGATCTCCGATTCCGAAGCCGAG AGTTTCGTGCAAGGATCGAGCATAGACCTGTTATCAACGCCGGAGATTTCTCTTCTGGTTGATGAATCTCCAGTTTCAACCGTTACTGATAAGGATTTTCACATCGACGCTGATCAGATTCAGTCGATCGTGGACTTGCCTGCTTCCGTGGAGTCCTTGCGCGCAGAGATCAGTGACCTGAAGAAACTGATCTCTTCAGCTGAGAATCATGAAGAACGTAACTGCCTCGATGGAGTTGTTACTCGCAAATTCCGCATTGTGCTTTTGGCTTTTATCCTTTGGGTTGTTTTGGCTGCGATTGTGGTCTCCGTCAGGTCAGGAGAAAGAATTGCTTACTATGGACCACTTCCAACTTGA